TTTCTTTTTTTTGTTTTTATTTCTGGTTTTTTCTCAGGCAACCTTAAATATATCGTTTCCATTATTATCATGATGTTTCCTCACTGGTGTGTGTTAGTCGTGGCATTGGTTGTGCTTGTAAACCCAATAGTTAGTGCGCCATCTCTGATGTTTGAATTGAAGGAAACGACGAAAAAACTGACAGAACCTACTGAAATTTTGGAAGATAAAGGAATTTTCTGGCAGAATTTTTCTATGCCTGTTGTGAAAAGAGGTACTGTGGGCAATGCCTCGATTACTCTCTCATCAAATATGACACCAATTCCAGATAACCCTGTTCTGTACATTGGTGGAAAAAAGGTCTGGGAATTTACAGGAATGTTTGGGAAATACCAGAACTTCACAACCCCTGTTGTTCTTGATTTTGCCGTGAATTCTACCTATCAAATTGAAATTGAAGTCCCACTGAGCATGGTAAATACCGCATCCATTTCACTTTCTAGCAATGTGACACAGGTCAACAACTATGATTTCAAGTTTTATGCTTGCGGGAAAAAGATCTGGGAGCGAAACACAAGTTCCCAGGTGTTTGTAGATGCGAGAACCATTGCAACAAGCAGTTTGGACCTATATGGAACTGAAACTTGCGACCTGAACAATGATGGTAAAATCGATATAATTGTGCTTGACCGCTCAGGGAACATGCTAGTGCTTGAAAATATAGGGAACGGGACTTTCAGCACCCATTATGTACCCGTGTTGGATTATCAGGACCACCCTGCAAAAAAAGCCATGATTAGAAGAGGAAGCACCGGCTTTGATGACATCTACTTCCAGTTTTCTGATTGTATTCTTGTAGTGAAAAACTATGGCAATTTCACCTTCAGCAGGGCAATCTCCGTGGCATCGCCTGGAGATGGGATAAAGGACTTTATTGTAAACGATACAAACCTATTCCTATGCAAGAATAGTGGAATGGTGTATGTGTACAATTTCACAGGCGATACCGTCTCATTCTTCTACAATTTTCAGGGAGCTAGTTGTAGCGTAGAATCTCTCGGTATTTACAATAATGAGTTGGTCTGGGGTGCTGCAGATGGCTTTTTGTATTTCCAGAACGGAACCTCAATTTCCGTATCTAGTTTTCCACTGAGCGCCCTTGCAGTACTCCAGGATAAGAGGATTGTTGTAGGAGACACAAACGGGACACTCTACATTGTTTCTCCTCTTCTTGAAGTGAGCCAGCTTATCCAGAAACCCTGGAAAAAAGTCAACAGAATTGTAAGTGCTGACATAAACGAAGATGGTAAGGAGGACCTTGGCTTCTCTACTTCACCAGGTGGATTTTATGTCCTGTTAGGAAAAGGCAATTCTTATGAGGAGGTATTTTCAGGTTCTGGCTATTGGTGTACCTTTGCAGATGTGGATGGAAATGGGATAGATGTGGTAACTGCTTCTTACAAAAACGTGTATTTATATAGAAACAACAGAAATGTGTTCATAGAAAATGTAAATCTGACTGCTGTGCTGAATGAATGCCTGAATTCATCCGCATCCATACTAGATGCCTGGGGCAACCGTTTTGCAAGGGTGAATCTTACATTTTATGGCATATCTCCAACAAAGCTTACGGTTGCCTCCCTTTCCATAGATTACAATTATACAACTACACTTTTTATCACTGAAAAAGTGATTGAGTATGTGGGCCTGACAACTGCAAACGAGACAGGCTTCGTGAATGTGCCCGTTTGTTTTTCTAGCACGCAGGAGTTTATAATACAACCGTTGTTCCAGCTTAATTATATAAAATGCCCCCCATTTCTGAAAAAATTGATTCCAGAACTTGTATTTGACGAAGATTCTTTTCCAGTTAGTGGAATTAACCTTCTTGACCTTTCAGAAATTTTCGACGATGAAAAGGACAAGGTACTTAACTACAGAATTGTATACATGGAGAAGCCAGAGGTGCTGAGAGCGGAGATTTCAGGAAACTTTATGAGCTTTTATCCTACGGAGAACTGGTATGGGAGAGCAATGTTTTGCGTGGCAGCCATGGATAGTGAAAACCAGGAAACAAGGAGTAACTACTTCAATGTGACTGTGAGAGAGGTAAATGATCCCCCATTCATCTCTCCAATTCCAGATGTTGAGGTCAACCAGAATGTGGACTTCTACCTGAATTTAACTGACAAAATCCATGATGTGGATAGCACAGAATTTACTCTCTCTTCAGATTCGGAGTATGTGGAGGCATTGAACCAGAACCTCTCGCTTCGCCTCAATTTCCCAGAGTTAGGAAATTTCTCAGTAAATCTTACAGTTTCAGATGGTATTGATGCTACAAATACTTCCTTCATAGTGAGAGTGTATCCATATGGTTTTCCACTATGGAAACCTCTACCAGTAATTTACACCCAGAAAAACAAAAACATTTCTTCAAGTAATGGCCTCGATTTGTTAGCGTATGTAACGGATGTAGACACACCTTCCCAGAACCTTAAATTCAAGGTGGCGAGCCAGACAAACAAGGACATAAATGTGAGTATCATAGGAACAAAGATCCAGGTGAATATTACATACAACTATGTTGGCAGGAGTAATGTCACACTTGCAGTAAATGACGGTACTTTTGAAAACTATGCAAATCTCACAGTTATCGTAAATGAAACCAATTATCCTCCCGTTTATCTAGGAGGATTGGAACCAATCTACACAGTTTATGAGGATACCCAGTTTATCCTTGACCTTTCTAAGCATTTTTTTGACGTGGAAGATGGAACAGCTCTTACCTATGGATGCACAAATTCCACAGTTTTAATAAACGGTTCTATTGCAATTTACATGCCGCGGCATGGAAGCACTAACATCACAGTTCAGTTTTTTGCACTGGACTCTGCTGGCCAGAATGCATTCTCGCCTATGATAAATCTCACCTATGTGGAAGTCAACGATCCTCCAGTATATCTAGGGGGTTTGAACAACATCACGCTCTATGTGAACCAGAGCATAACAATAGAACTAGATAAATACTTCTGGGATGAGGAAGGACCATTAAGTTTTGCAGTTAGTGATCCCCTGATAAAAATAAAAAATTCCACCGCAGAATTCGTATCTGAGCAACCAGTCAGTTTTGAGGTCAATTTCAGTGCAAGCGATGGAAAATACACAGTTTATTCGCAGAATCTCACCATTACAGTTTTGCCAGTGAACCAGAAGCCCGTAGCAAAGATTGAAAAAATCTCACCTTATAGAGCCTACACTAACACCGAGATTGAATTTGCGGGCAGTGGCATCGATGTAGATGGTAACATAACCGCTTACCTTTGGATCTCAAGCATTGATGGTGTGCTTTCTGCAGAACCAAACTTCACAAAGAAACTGAGCAAAGGTGAGCACATAATAAAATTTAGAGTTAAAGACAACAACGATACCTGGAGCCAGGATGTTGAGCGAGTGATTGTGGTGGAAGACCCCCCTGTTGTAGTGAACCCAGTCATTGGTTATCTACCTCCTGTTGGAATTACTGCACTGGTAATTGGACTCGTGCTTAACATTTCGGGGAGAATATTGATGAAAAGGAGGCTATGAATGTACATAATAACCCATCACGACGCAGATGGAATCCTTAGCGCTGCAACCTTAATGAGGGCAATCCCTCAGAAATTCTGGATTTACTTTTCATCACCTAATCGTCTATTCAGTACGATCTGCACCACACTCCTCAATACAGAGGGAAGGGACACACTCTACATCTGCGACATCAGCGGCAGCCAGAAAAGCATAGGGGTTGCAGCCGTGTATGATAAGGTTTTTTGGCTTGACCATCATGTTTGGGAGGATTGCAAGACCCCAAATAATATAACCTTAGTGTTGGATGTAGAAAGTAAATCTGCCACTAGAGTCGTTGGCAACTACACAGGTATCTTTGACTTCGTAGAGGTCGCAGATGAAATTGACACCAATAATGTTGTGACAGACACTGCGGAACGGTTCAGAACAGTCACTTTTGCGATAAAGATGATTTATCCGAGACATGAGGTTTACCGTGCCCTTTATGACCTCACTGCAACAATTGCAGAAAAAGGTCTAGGTGCGATTTACAGGCCTATTTTTGACGAACTGATTGCAAGGTACAATGTAGTGATTGAAGCCGCAATTAATAAAGCAATAATGACAAAAAAGGACTACAAACTTGGAACCGTGACAGTTTCTATAATCACGATGCCTGATTCCATTCCTATTGCACCATTGTTTAACAGAATCGAAAATTCTGGCATAGATGTGCTTGTTTTTGTCACCAAGAAAGATAATGAGGAGGGTGGAGTAATCACAAAGCTTGAATTCAGAACTCAGACGGAATATGATGTTCTCAAAATAGCTAGAGCGTTTGGGGGAGGAGGCCACAAGCGCGCAAGTGGAGCGAGTGTGAGAGGAGAAATAAGTGCCGATCAGATTCTTGAAAAAATAAGGAGCACATGTGGGTGGTGAAATTGAGAATTGCGGTGATTTCAGATGTGCATGCTAATCTACCAGCACTTGTGACATTTCTCAAAAAAGCTAGAGAGGAAAATGTTGAAAAAATATGTTGTGCTGGGGATATTGTAGGATACAACCCATATCCTGCGGAAGTAGTTGAGATTTTCATGACTGAAAACATCATTACAGTTGCTGGTAATCATGATTTTGGTGTGGCTAACAATGACTTTAGTAATCTTAACTGGATGGCTGCAGAAGCTGGGAGATGGACAAGAGAACAGTTGAAACAACGACATCTGGAATATCTCGCGTCACTTCCTGAAATACTCAGATTTGTGTGTGCTGGAAGGCAAATCTGTATATGCCATGGAAGTCCGTATGACAGAAACGAATATGTTTATCCAGAGAATGCAAGTGGAAAGATGCTCAGAGATGCAGAAGCTGACATATTAATTCTAGGACATTCTCATATCCAGTTTCAAATTTCTTATGGAGAGTCAGCAATTCTTAACCCGGGAAGTATTGGACAGCCAAGAGATGGAAATTGGCAGTCAGGCTATGCCATTCTTGAGATAGATGAGCATTCCTGGCGTGTAGCACTTAAGAGATTTGAGTATCCTGTTGAAGAAGTAGTGGAAAAAATCAGGAAAACTGGTCTACCCGACTTTCTTGCCAGTAGATTACTTGAGGGGAGGTAGGAAAAAATGCATGTGCGGGTTCTCTCTAAAGATTTAGAACTTGAGAGTTTATTTGCAAGAATTGGAGTGCACCCAGAGGGAATTGAAATTTTGAAGAGGAAAGGAGAGATATACAGAATTTATATCTCAGGTATCAAACCTATCTGTGCAAACATCATAAAGCAAGAGATGCTAGCCGCAGGTGGTGATGCTGCAATTCCAATGGATGCAATAACTGGCAAAGGAGAAAATTGTGATGTGGTTTTACTTGGGACAGAAAAAACCCTTAAGATTTTTTTAGGAAAACTTAGAAAGCAACCGTTTAATCTCGGAGAACTAGGTGAGCAGATTGAGAGAATTATTATTTCTCGTGCAAATGCATTGAAAGGTGTCTGGAAGACAGCAAAAAGGACAATAAAGATCGAAAGACCATTGATAATGGGAATCCTGAATATTACTCCGGATTCATTCTCAGACGGGGGCTATTTCATGCAGCCAGAGGCAGCTTTGGAACATGCAAAGCGGATGGTTCTGGAGGGAGTTGACATAATAGATATAGGCGCAGAATCTACAAGGCCCGGCTCCGAACCTGTCTCGGTCGAGGAGGAAACAAAACGCCTTTCCTCTGTGTTAGACGCTATTGTTTCTCTTGGAAAACCGGTCTCAATAGATACATACAAACCAGAAGTTGCTGCATTCGCCCTCGAGAAAGGTGCGGAGATAATAAATGATGTATATGGATTACGGAAAAATGGTATGGCAGAAGTGGTTTCTGAATTTGGAGCTGGTGTGTGTATAATGCACATGTTGGGTGAGCCGAAAACAATGCAAGATAATCCTGTTTACAAAAACCTGATTACAGACATCTATGAGTTTCTCAAGGAGAGAATTGAATTTGGGCTGAATGTAGGCATAGACCTGGAAAAGATTGTGATAGATCCTGGAATCGGTTTTGGTAAGACCATTTCTCAGAATTACGAAATTGTTGCAAGATTAGACGAATTTCTCTCTCTAGGGCGTCCATTGCTTATTGGAACCTCAAGAAAATCGTTCATAGGCAAGGTCATCGAAGCACCTCCTGAGAAAAGAATTTGCGCTACAGTAGCAATTAACATGCTGGCTCTAATAAACGGAGCCAGGATTCTCAGAGTTCATGATGTTCGTGAACATGCTGAACTTCTAAAAATCTATAGGATGATTAAAACAGAGTAAATTAAAACAAAAAATCAAAAAACATAATAAAAATTATTAAAAAAGTTTAAAAATTTTTACTCAGATTTCTCTTCCGTTGCCTCACCAGACGGTGCACTCTTCTTCATGCCCATTAGCATCATTACGACGCCAACAATACCAATCACCACACCTATCACTGCAACAGTCATGTTAAGCCAGCCAAATGAGTCAAAGTTTTTACCGATAATTTCCCACTTGAAGGCATCGTGCGCCCAGGAAATTATTGGTCCACCGAGGAATCCGACGATTGCCAGGATTACACCCAGCCAGAACATCATCGGACTGCGTTCTCCTGCTGGCTCTTCCGCAGCGGGTGCTTCGGCCTCTGTCTCTGTCACTGTCTCTTCCTTTGGCTGTTCTTCACTCGATGCCGCTTCTTCTGTCGCTGTCTGGATTTTTTCACCGCATTCTGGGCATTCAGTTGCACCTGCAGGAAGTTCTGCACCGCATGTTGGGCATCTCTCTTCCTCTGGAATATTTATCACCGCTACCCTGATAGATGTTCTCATTTATATTATTTTCGCTTTCGCATGATATTTGGGTATTTTTCAAAATATGACATAAACCTGCAGATTGAAAAATGCTTATATATTGTTTTGTTATTGTTTCCATTAGATATGCAAAAAATCCCTAAGTTCACTAGCACAGGTGGTGCTGAGAAAGGATTAAATATAAAAGCTAAATTAGGAGATGGGGCTATAATCTCAGAGATGGGAGGTCGGGGCAGGATGACCGTGGCTGATGAAAGGAATACCAGCCGTGTGGAAATTCGTGATGGTGAGATTTACATACTAGAAACAAAAAATATTGACAAGGCACATGATTTTATAATGAACTACATTGCTGAAAACGATAAGAACAATTCAAAGTATCTTGTGAATATATTTACAAGGCACATGCCTGTTGTTAATGGGCTTTACAAGGAAGCAAAGGGAGTTTGTGGTAATGTTTTTGAAATCTCTACAGTTAGCGGAAAGAACAGGATTTCACCAGCCTCGCTTGGATACATCAAGCACACAATTTCTTCCACTGCTTTCACAGAGAAAAAGCCCCTTTTTGTGATTGACTGCATTGATGTTCTGGCCATGTACACAGATAAGGGTAAAGTAGAGGCAATGCTGGAAGAATTGAGAGATATAGTTACCGCAACAAAGGGGCTTGGATTTATAATAATCGACCCTGCCACCTACGATGAGAAGGAACTTGCCCAGATACGAAGGTTCAAAACCACAATAAAAATCTAGCTCAAACAATCGGTATTAATTTTATTTTGATCTCCTTCGGTGCTGGTTTTGAACCACTCTTTGGAGAACTCACATATTTTTCCACACTGAACCCATGGTAAGGTGTGTGCGGAAACTCTCCTGCAATCGCAGGGACGGACTCAATCTTTTTCAAGGAAAGGTTGACATCACATAACTGGCTTATCGTATCATAGGTGATTCCTCTGTAGGTGATGAATATACAATTGGAACCTGTCTGTCTTATCAATCTGATGAGGTTCATAATATCCACTGCCCCCATGTTTCGATAGGTAGAATAGAGAGCATCAGCATCAATAACAAACAAATACGGGGGTTCAATTCCAATGTTGGATTTCAATATATCCAGTGTTATCTCTCTGCTCACATCCGAGCCCTCTAACAGCATCAAATTCTCCTGGCGTTCACTCACACTCGGGAGGAAGGTGTGGAGCACAAGCATTCGTAAATTGGTTTTAAACCTTTCTGCACAGGGCTTATTGCAACTGAAATATTTTGCGGTCTCCCTTAAATCCTGGACTTTTGAGGGCATGTAAAACACACCTTTACCAGCAAGCAAATGTCCGGCGATAATTTTCTTCAAGAAGAGGTACTGGTCTGCTACAGTCGTGCCTTCATCTGCAAGCATGTTCAGAATCACACCTTTTTCACCTAATCTCACAATTATCTTATCAGCGGTATCAATTTCTGTAGAGAATGGCTTTGCAGATGCCTCCTCAAAGCTGTTGAAGGAAATCACATCTTCCGGCTCTGGTGTTGCCAGTGCAGTGAATCTCCCGTTTTCCAGCGTGTACACATAGTGGCTCCTTTTTATTCTCATCCCTCTCAATTTCCTGATTTCCATTGTTCTCAAGGTGCGATTGTTCACAATCTTCATTTCGAGATGGACGACACCATCGGCCAGGTAGTCCAGCAGTGGCTCAGGGGTCTCTACAATAAACAGCACCTTTGCATGTGCGCTTTCGACAAGGTCCTTTTCAAGCGTATACATGAGTTTCGCTGGAGAAATTCCATATTTCTCACATATCCCTTCTATTGAATCAATAACAACGAGTGTGGATTTGGGCAATGCCTTCTCCACCACATCATAAACAAGGTCGAGTTCCTCAACTGGAGAACCAACGGCGAGCGTTATCTCACCCTGCTCAAAAAGGGGCTCGCCCCCTTCCTCAATAAAACCCTCAAGCTTTCTCAATTCAGTTCTCTCCACCTTCGGCCCTTTCTTTTCTGCCGCCTCCCTTTTCAACGCCAGCTTCTCCATCTCCTTCACAACCTTCATCATCTCTCCTTCCTCAATCATCTGCTTCAGCCAGGGGAAGTGGTCGTAGAGAGCACTATCCGCTACCCTTGAGGTAAGGTAGTAGGTGTTCATCATTCTCCGCATTTTGTCCATTGTCTCAAGTGCCAGCGTTGTTTTACCTGTGCCCGCAGGTCCTCTTATCAACAACGATCTCCCAGCATCCCTGTTCAGAAAGTCAAATATTTCTTCAGGAATTTTTCCTTTCATCATTTTCTTCACCTTCTGTATTTTCTCCAGCTTTCATCATGAACATGCTAAACCTTTTTTCAGTTTCTTGGTGAGGTTGTGTTCTTACTTCCTCAGCAATCAACTCCGCGGTTCTCTCAATTTCAGGCTCTGGCGAATCCATGAGAGCAAGTTTCACCTTCACCTTTGTGCCCTCATAGTAAATCTGAACATTTTTCACCAATGACTTATACAAATAAATTCTTTTCCCTTCCCGTGTGAGCACACGATCAACCGCTTTTAACAGCCCTGCATTTTCGAGTGCATGAATTCGTCTGTAGCATTGTGCAATTGGGATTCCAAATCTATCAGATAATTCAATAGCGGATTTTGGTCTTCTAGAAGTAGCAATCAATATCTTCGCAACATAACCATCAGTCAGAAGTTGAGCAAGCTCAAGCGCATCAAGGGCCATTCTTTTAGTAATATTTTTCTGATATATATAAATTTTCGGCAGAAACTACCTCAGCCAATATTTATTTCCGTAATGCCTGGTATAAATTTCCATCTTTCCCGCATCTTAACTGCCAACCCCTTCTTTAAATCTCTCATTTCAATTCCAGAGAGCATCGCTCTTCCCGTACCCACAGCTACTCCATTTTGCACCACCACGACCTCGTCGCCCTCTCGAATATCAGAGGTTGCAGAAACTATGCCTGGAACAAATACATCGCCTTTCAATTTAAACTCGCCAATTTCAACACACTTAACCCTTTGCGATGCAAGAATTTTTCCGCCTTCCTCAAGCACCAGTATTTTTCCTGTCTCTTCATCCATTCTGAATGCATTACTCCCACAGACCAAGAGCCAGTTCCATCTGTTTCCCTTTATCTTTGCCTCTGTCAAAAATGCAGTATCGATCCCAGAAAACTGGAACTTTAAAGCATTTTTCACTTCTTCAGCCAGCCGCTTCCAATGCTGTCCCTTTTCCAGCTGAAATTCGCCAACTTTTTCTACCAGTGCCTTCAAGCTTGCCTCTGAGGTCACATCATCATCTTTGCAGGTGTTCTCCAGCCCAAAATGTTCCACCACAAATTTGTAATCATCTGGTAGATGGGCAAGCACAAATCTGTATTTTTTTATTAGGGGCTCGAGACCCTCAATCACCACCTGCTTTTCCTCCCAATCCCAGTGTCCAGTTACCGGAATATCGTAGGCATTAGCAGGATAAAAATTTTCCAGTTCCTCTGGCACTACTCCAAGAGGTGATGTAAGCGAAACCACATGAATGTTTGCTCTCACACCAGTACTTCTTAAGACCTCCTCAACCAGCATGTGGGAACGGGATTGATGATAAGGTTTTTTTGCGGAACATGGTAGGAGGAGTAGCAAATCTGCATTTATTCCCCTGTAGTTCAATATCTTTTTTCTGTATCTCACAACATCAACTCTACTGAGCGATTCCTTTGAATTTGCATAAAATTTTTTCCCACATACAGTCCACAAGTTTTCAAAAAACTCATAATGCAACAGGTCCATGTACCTAAGTAAAGCCACAAGTTCTGGCTCGGCCCGAATTCGCATCTCAACAAGCTCCCTTAACTTTCCTCCCTTCCCAAATCTTTCAACTACATTTAGCTCGCTCTTCAGCTCTGCCAAATTTTCGGCAACGCACCTTTCCTTCTCTGGGAGCAAGCCAGCACTTAATGTTCGCACTCCCTTTTCTCCTAAAAACCTAGCTAGTGCATCATCAAACAGGTCTATCCTCAGGCATGAAAGCACTGCAATTCTAGAGGGCAGGGCAATTCCA
This sequence is a window from Thermoplasmata archaeon. Protein-coding genes within it:
- a CDS encoding DHHA1 domain-containing protein, coding for MYIITHHDADGILSAATLMRAIPQKFWIYFSSPNRLFSTICTTLLNTEGRDTLYICDISGSQKSIGVAAVYDKVFWLDHHVWEDCKTPNNITLVLDVESKSATRVVGNYTGIFDFVEVADEIDTNNVVTDTAERFRTVTFAIKMIYPRHEVYRALYDLTATIAEKGLGAIYRPIFDELIARYNVVIEAAINKAIMTKKDYKLGTVTVSIITMPDSIPIAPLFNRIENSGIDVLVFVTKKDNEEGGVITKLEFRTQTEYDVLKIARAFGGGGHKRASGASVRGEISADQILEKIRSTCGW
- a CDS encoding metallophosphoesterase family protein; this encodes MWVVKLRIAVISDVHANLPALVTFLKKAREENVEKICCAGDIVGYNPYPAEVVEIFMTENIITVAGNHDFGVANNDFSNLNWMAAEAGRWTREQLKQRHLEYLASLPEILRFVCAGRQICICHGSPYDRNEYVYPENASGKMLRDAEADILILGHSHIQFQISYGESAILNPGSIGQPRDGNWQSGYAILEIDEHSWRVALKRFEYPVEEVVEKIRKTGLPDFLASRLLEGR
- the folP gene encoding dihydropteroate synthase produces the protein MHVRVLSKDLELESLFARIGVHPEGIEILKRKGEIYRIYISGIKPICANIIKQEMLAAGGDAAIPMDAITGKGENCDVVLLGTEKTLKIFLGKLRKQPFNLGELGEQIERIIISRANALKGVWKTAKRTIKIERPLIMGILNITPDSFSDGGYFMQPEAALEHAKRMVLEGVDIIDIGAESTRPGSEPVSVEEETKRLSSVLDAIVSLGKPVSIDTYKPEVAAFALEKGAEIINDVYGLRKNGMAEVVSEFGAGVCIMHMLGEPKTMQDNPVYKNLITDIYEFLKERIEFGLNVGIDLEKIVIDPGIGFGKTISQNYEIVARLDEFLSLGRPLLIGTSRKSFIGKVIEAPPEKRICATVAINMLALINGARILRVHDVREHAELLKIYRMIKTE
- a CDS encoding zinc ribbon domain-containing protein, whose product is MRTSIRVAVINIPEEERCPTCGAELPAGATECPECGEKIQTATEEAASSEEQPKEETVTETEAEAPAAEEPAGERSPMMFWLGVILAIVGFLGGPIISWAHDAFKWEIIGKNFDSFGWLNMTVAVIGVVIGIVGVVMMLMGMKKSAPSGEATEEKSE
- a CDS encoding DUF835 domain-containing protein is translated as MQKIPKFTSTGGAEKGLNIKAKLGDGAIISEMGGRGRMTVADERNTSRVEIRDGEIYILETKNIDKAHDFIMNYIAENDKNNSKYLVNIFTRHMPVVNGLYKEAKGVCGNVFEISTVSGKNRISPASLGYIKHTISSTAFTEKKPLFVIDCIDVLAMYTDKGKVEAMLEELRDIVTATKGLGFIIIDPATYDEKELAQIRRFKTTIKI
- the gvpD gene encoding gas vesicle protein GvpD P-loop domain-containing protein; translated protein: MMKGKIPEEIFDFLNRDAGRSLLIRGPAGTGKTTLALETMDKMRRMMNTYYLTSRVADSALYDHFPWLKQMIEEGEMMKVVKEMEKLALKREAAEKKGPKVERTELRKLEGFIEEGGEPLFEQGEITLAVGSPVEELDLVYDVVEKALPKSTLVVIDSIEGICEKYGISPAKLMYTLEKDLVESAHAKVLFIVETPEPLLDYLADGVVHLEMKIVNNRTLRTMEIRKLRGMRIKRSHYVYTLENGRFTALATPEPEDVISFNSFEEASAKPFSTEIDTADKIIVRLGEKGVILNMLADEGTTVADQYLFLKKIIAGHLLAGKGVFYMPSKVQDLRETAKYFSCNKPCAERFKTNLRMLVLHTFLPSVSERQENLMLLEGSDVSREITLDILKSNIGIEPPYLFVIDADALYSTYRNMGAVDIMNLIRLIRQTGSNCIFITYRGITYDTISQLCDVNLSLKKIESVPAIAGEFPHTPYHGFSVEKYVSSPKSGSKPAPKEIKIKLIPIV
- a CDS encoding winged helix-turn-helix domain-containing protein, whose translation is MALDALELAQLLTDGYVAKILIATSRRPKSAIELSDRFGIPIAQCYRRIHALENAGLLKAVDRVLTREGKRIYLYKSLVKNVQIYYEGTKVKVKLALMDSPEPEIERTAELIAEEVRTQPHQETEKRFSMFMMKAGENTEGEENDERKNS
- a CDS encoding DUF5591 domain-containing protein, which codes for MSFEIKHKDASAAFGYFHFQEKAIRIPTLVEVRGDTLIATTEGGEKTEIRMPDVIFTNPEGYFPAPLSMTNLEDDWKIVGEWIVVVDWRHLPDFRNFSQALCFFPRGTELFHRPKEFSDAILAIRKAIGFGKLLYVPGIALPSRIAVLSCLRIDLFDDALARFLGEKGVRTLSAGLLPEKERCVAENLAELKSELNVVERFGKGGKLRELVEMRIRAEPELVALLRYMDLLHYEFFENLWTVCGKKFYANSKESLSRVDVVRYRKKILNYRGINADLLLLLPCSAKKPYHQSRSHMLVEEVLRSTGVRANIHVVSLTSPLGVVPEELENFYPANAYDIPVTGHWDWEEKQVVIEGLEPLIKKYRFVLAHLPDDYKFVVEHFGLENTCKDDDVTSEASLKALVEKVGEFQLEKGQHWKRLAEEVKNALKFQFSGIDTAFLTEAKIKGNRWNWLLVCGSNAFRMDEETGKILVLEEGGKILASQRVKCVEIGEFKLKGDVFVPGIVSATSDIREGDEVVVVQNGVAVGTGRAMLSGIEMRDLKKGLAVKMRERWKFIPGITEINIG